A single region of the Coraliomargarita parva genome encodes:
- a CDS encoding HupE/UreJ family protein, with amino-acid sequence MVFEEPGVVEIEMDTDLTRYLDGGPAYYALTQESSKTQSEAMARIFKAFWAGMQPRSGDEAVQGELLSFTLPEAPEDEFGRVNVPQMTRMLIRGTFENTSGPFWLQLDPSLAIEYPIATTFQVPAANRSMTRWVELANQPSQRFNLAKYLAMAQPAAPADGGGVGTTAEVPSVDMTEGEAAVVEAALTFWRYIVLGFHHIFPKGMDHILFILGVFLMERRWKPLVAQTSVFTVAHTTTLGLSAYGVISLPAWFVEPAIAATIAFVALEDVFFPKLGWRRYAVVFGFGLIHGLGFAGVLGEVGLPREEFLVALLGFNFGVDFGQLFVLGVAFLCVGWFWKKPWYRKAVVWPAGGIIAAIGLYWLVERVVHYAGF; translated from the coding sequence ATGGTTTTCGAGGAACCGGGCGTGGTTGAAATCGAGATGGATACCGATCTGACCCGCTACCTCGACGGTGGACCCGCCTACTACGCATTGACGCAGGAGTCGTCCAAGACGCAGTCGGAGGCCATGGCCCGTATCTTCAAGGCCTTTTGGGCAGGCATGCAGCCGCGTAGCGGTGACGAAGCGGTGCAGGGTGAGCTGCTTAGCTTTACCTTGCCGGAGGCGCCGGAGGACGAATTTGGCCGGGTCAACGTGCCGCAAATGACGCGCATGCTCATCCGCGGGACTTTTGAAAACACAAGCGGGCCCTTTTGGCTGCAGCTGGATCCTTCGCTGGCGATCGAGTATCCGATTGCCACCACTTTCCAGGTACCGGCCGCCAATCGCAGCATGACACGTTGGGTGGAACTGGCCAACCAGCCCAGTCAGCGTTTCAATCTCGCCAAATACCTGGCCATGGCGCAGCCGGCCGCTCCGGCCGATGGCGGTGGAGTCGGCACCACGGCAGAGGTGCCTTCGGTTGACATGACGGAAGGGGAGGCTGCGGTGGTGGAAGCGGCCCTGACTTTCTGGCGCTATATCGTGCTGGGTTTTCATCACATCTTCCCCAAGGGGATGGACCACATACTCTTTATTCTCGGAGTCTTTTTGATGGAGCGCCGTTGGAAACCACTGGTGGCTCAAACCTCTGTCTTCACCGTGGCACACACCACCACGCTGGGCCTGTCCGCCTACGGTGTCATTTCCTTGCCGGCCTGGTTTGTGGAGCCGGCCATCGCCGCCACCATCGCCTTTGTCGCGCTGGAGGATGTCTTCTTTCCGAAGCTGGGCTGGCGGCGCTATGCTGTGGTCTTTGGTTTCGGCCTGATTCACGGCCTCGGGTTTGCCGGTGTCCTTGGCGAGGTCGGCTTGCCAAGGGAGGAATTCCTGGTCGCGCTGCTGGGGTTCAATTTCGGGGTCGATTTCGGGCAGCTCTTCGTGCTCGGCGTGGCCTTCCTCTGCGTGGGCTGGTTCTGGAAAAAGCCCTGGTACCGCAAGGCCGTGGTTTGGCCGGCCGGGGGCATCATTGCCGCGATCGGGCTCTATTGGCTGGTCGAGCGAGTCGTCCACTACGCCGGTTTCTAA